In Chryseobacterium gleum, a single genomic region encodes these proteins:
- a CDS encoding P-loop NTPase — MEKKKETLKVSIYAQKGGVGKSTMTILLASVLHYRLGYNIVVLDCDFPQHSLLGMRERDKRTIMESDFHKKLAVKQFHTINKKAYPIIKCKAENALEKAFDYCESSSVQPDIIFFDLPGTANTQGVIGALKGMNYIFSPITADRLVVESTLAFSEVFLKLPAQNKNAIEQSLFLFWNQVDGREKTGLYDSYQTVIEGLSLKSMATRIMDSKRFRKEIDDTGSYVFKSTLLPADLQILKATRVDEFVKEFLKIIHI; from the coding sequence ATGGAAAAAAAGAAAGAAACCTTAAAGGTAAGTATCTATGCGCAGAAAGGCGGAGTTGGTAAGTCGACAATGACGATTCTTCTTGCGAGCGTTCTGCATTATCGGCTTGGATATAATATCGTGGTACTGGATTGCGATTTTCCGCAGCACAGCCTTCTCGGTATGCGCGAAAGAGATAAGCGGACAATTATGGAAAGCGATTTCCATAAAAAATTGGCTGTTAAACAATTCCATACGATCAATAAGAAAGCTTATCCGATCATAAAGTGTAAGGCGGAGAACGCACTTGAAAAAGCCTTTGACTACTGTGAGAGCAGCTCCGTTCAGCCGGATATTATTTTTTTCGATCTCCCTGGAACTGCAAATACGCAGGGCGTTATCGGTGCTTTAAAGGGCATGAACTATATTTTTTCGCCAATTACCGCAGACCGGCTGGTCGTTGAGAGTACATTGGCATTCAGTGAGGTTTTCCTGAAACTTCCCGCACAGAACAAAAATGCCATTGAGCAATCACTGTTTCTATTCTGGAATCAGGTTGATGGTAGGGAAAAGACAGGTCTTTATGATTCTTATCAAACTGTAATAGAGGGATTATCACTGAAGAGTATGGCAACAAGGATCATGGACAGTAAGCGGTTTCGGAAAGAAATTGATGACACAGGAAGCTATGTTTTCAAGTCCACGCTGCTACCTGCGGACTTACAGATTTTAAAAGCTACGCGTGTAGATGAATTTGTTAAAGAATTTTTAAAAATAATTCATATCTGA
- a CDS encoding DUF3408 domain-containing protein, translating to MAIKKDRKEFEKPIIDEEYLMNIMSGDEPLPEANPEKAADRDIMPTVKVEKSRPRSGKKMDYEELFLVNRFPTGRSGKVVYIRSEYHERLLRIVQLTREEKITLYSYIDNILENHFREYGDEITEYFNKKFKPIL from the coding sequence ATGGCAATAAAGAAAGATCGTAAAGAATTTGAGAAGCCCATCATAGATGAGGAGTACCTGATGAACATTATGAGTGGCGATGAGCCTTTGCCAGAGGCAAATCCAGAGAAAGCCGCCGATAGAGATATAATGCCAACGGTTAAAGTTGAGAAGTCCAGACCAAGATCCGGTAAAAAAATGGATTACGAAGAACTGTTTCTTGTCAACCGTTTTCCAACCGGGAGGAGTGGAAAGGTTGTCTATATCCGATCTGAATATCACGAACGGCTCCTGCGCATAGTGCAGTTAACACGTGAGGAAAAAATAACCCTGTATTCGTATATAGACAATATACTGGAAAATCATTTCCGAGAATATGGGGATGAGATTACCGAGTATTTCAATAAAAAATTTAAACCCATTTTATAA
- a CDS encoding DUF3408 domain-containing protein translates to MKKQQKKVEVTVKVHQQITYENVNYESLFLSDILMDKRGDKSIYVSVEHHTRLARIANVIGEDKIPLYALLDNILRHHFTLFEEMLVREFKDKSKPLF, encoded by the coding sequence ATGAAAAAGCAACAGAAAAAGGTTGAAGTTACTGTAAAAGTACATCAGCAGATAACTTATGAAAATGTGAATTACGAATCACTTTTCCTATCAGATATTTTGATGGATAAACGTGGCGATAAGAGCATCTATGTCAGCGTAGAGCATCATACCAGATTAGCCAGGATCGCCAATGTGATCGGTGAGGATAAAATCCCGTTATATGCGCTGCTGGATAATATATTAAGACATCATTTCACGCTTTTTGAAGAAATGCTCGTCAGGGAGTTCAAGGACAAATCAAAGCCACTTTTTTAA
- a CDS encoding DUF4134 domain-containing protein: MKKSRQKILLALLFISLISNGAFAQGNGAAGIQEATQMVTSYFDPATKLIYAIGAVVGLIGGVKVYNKFSSGDPDTSKTAASWFGACIFLIVAATILRSFFL; encoded by the coding sequence ATGAAAAAATCAAGACAAAAAATTCTGCTGGCGTTGCTGTTTATTTCGCTTATCAGCAATGGGGCTTTTGCGCAAGGAAATGGCGCTGCAGGTATTCAGGAGGCAACGCAGATGGTTACAAGCTATTTTGATCCTGCCACGAAGCTGATTTATGCTATCGGTGCTGTGGTCGGACTGATCGGCGGCGTGAAAGTGTACAACAAATTCAGTTCGGGCGACCCTGACACTTCAAAGACAGCGGCGAGCTGGTTCGGTGCCTGTATATTCCTGATCGTAGCAGCGACCATCTTAAGATCATTTTTCCTTTAG
- a CDS encoding DNA adenine methylase, producing the protein MSKNKMVTPLTYYGGKQQLARIIIPLIPPHYTYVEPFVGGGAIFWSKPRSEVEVINDYNRELINFYEMVKNQFVELEKMIRITLHSRSLHSDALVIYNNPHLFDRLQRAWAVWVLCNQSFSAKIGDSWGYDVRNQTSSKRLSNKRASFCEDYAIRLQNVQIENTDAIRIINSRDHEKAFHYCDPPYFNSDCGHYDGYSKHDFESLLLCLSNTKGKFLLSSYPSDILNKFSRDLDWHTVKMQKEVLVDKHSGKVPKKKIEVLTANYDLHIVQGTLNFKSY; encoded by the coding sequence ATGTCAAAAAATAAGATGGTCACGCCATTGACCTATTATGGCGGAAAGCAACAGCTGGCCAGGATCATTATTCCGCTTATTCCACCCCATTATACCTACGTAGAGCCGTTTGTGGGAGGAGGCGCAATTTTTTGGTCGAAACCGAGATCTGAGGTTGAGGTGATCAACGATTACAACCGTGAGCTGATCAACTTCTATGAGATGGTGAAAAATCAGTTTGTTGAACTGGAAAAAATGATAAGGATCACACTACACAGCAGGTCGCTCCATAGTGATGCGCTTGTGATCTATAACAATCCCCATCTCTTTGACAGATTACAACGGGCCTGGGCAGTCTGGGTTTTATGTAACCAGTCTTTCAGCGCAAAGATCGGCGATTCATGGGGTTACGATGTACGGAATCAGACTTCTTCCAAAAGATTGAGCAATAAGCGTGCGTCATTCTGTGAAGATTATGCAATACGCCTTCAAAATGTTCAGATCGAAAATACAGATGCCATTAGGATCATCAATTCACGCGATCACGAAAAGGCTTTTCACTACTGTGATCCGCCTTATTTTAACAGTGACTGCGGTCATTACGATGGGTATAGCAAACATGATTTTGAATCTCTGCTATTGTGTCTATCCAATACGAAGGGAAAGTTTCTTTTGAGCAGCTATCCTAGTGATATCCTGAACAAATTCAGCCGCGATCTTGACTGGCATACTGTCAAAATGCAGAAAGAGGTGCTGGTCGATAAACATTCGGGAAAAGTACCCAAGAAAAAGATCGAAGTACTTACCGCCAACTATGACCTGCATATCGTGCAGGGAACGCTAAACTTTAAATCATACTGA
- a CDS encoding DUF4133 domain-containing protein produces MRTWNINKGIGCTVEFKGLKAQYLFGFAGGLLLVLILVMVLYMADVNMYICLSVGCISASLIVWKTFSLNNKYGEHGLMKLGAKRKHPQFIITRKPVQSYLKYPVAKGEKIQNFNTKSSRLS; encoded by the coding sequence ATGAGAACCTGGAATATCAATAAGGGTATCGGCTGTACAGTTGAATTTAAAGGTTTGAAAGCGCAGTATCTCTTCGGATTTGCCGGAGGATTGTTATTGGTCCTGATCCTGGTTATGGTGCTGTACATGGCTGATGTAAATATGTATATCTGCCTTTCGGTCGGCTGTATTTCTGCATCGCTGATTGTTTGGAAAACTTTCAGTCTGAACAACAAGTACGGTGAACATGGGCTGATGAAGCTAGGTGCAAAAAGAAAGCATCCACAATTTATCATCACCCGTAAACCTGTCCAATCTTACCTTAAATACCCAGTTGCAAAAGGTGAGAAAATCCAAAATTTTAACACTAAATCTTCAAGGCTATCATGA
- a CDS encoding DUF4141 domain-containing protein translates to MKNLLMTVFMVMAITITQKVKAQWVVTDPGNLISGVLNSANEIVQTSNTVSNVVKNFNEVKKVYEQGKEYYDKLKAVNNLVKDARKVQQTVLLVGDVSNLYVNNFSRMLNDKNFSAAELVAIGNGYSSLLNESTELLKELKQIVSSSSLSLNDKERMEIIDRVYKEVKEYHSLVRYFTNKNISVSILRAKKQNDTKRVMDLYGTANQKYW, encoded by the coding sequence ATGAAAAATTTATTAATGACCGTGTTTATGGTAATGGCAATTACCATAACACAAAAAGTAAAAGCACAATGGGTTGTAACTGATCCGGGCAATCTGATCTCAGGTGTTCTGAACAGCGCCAATGAGATTGTACAGACCTCAAATACTGTAAGTAATGTGGTGAAGAATTTTAACGAAGTCAAAAAAGTCTATGAACAAGGCAAAGAGTATTATGACAAATTAAAGGCCGTCAACAACCTGGTGAAAGATGCGAGAAAAGTGCAACAGACCGTCCTTTTGGTCGGGGATGTCAGTAATCTCTATGTCAATAATTTTTCCCGTATGCTGAACGACAAAAATTTCTCTGCAGCGGAACTGGTAGCAATTGGAAATGGGTATTCATCGCTGCTGAATGAGAGTACAGAACTGCTCAAGGAACTGAAGCAGATCGTAAGTTCCAGCAGCCTTTCACTGAATGATAAGGAGCGTATGGAAATTATAGACCGTGTCTACAAGGAGGTAAAGGAGTACCATAGCCTGGTAAGATATTTTACGAACAAAAATATCTCTGTCAGTATCCTGCGTGCAAAAAAGCAGAATGACACCAAGCGTGTCATGGACTTATATGGTACAGCTAATCAAAAATATTGGTAA
- the traJ gene encoding conjugative transposon protein TraJ, which yields MEFNNLHEILRGLYDEMIPMSETMAVVAKGVAGLGALFYVALKVWQALSRAEPIDVFPLLRPFAIGICIMFFPTIVLGTINGVLSPIVKGTHSMLEGQVLDLNTLQQQKDVLEKEAMLRNPATAYLVSDEEFDKKLDDLGWSFEDIATMMNMYRDQAVYNIKQEIKQQLRELLELLFQAAALVVDTIRTFFLIVLSILGPIAFAISVWDGFQSTLNQWLTRYISVYLWLPVADLFSAMLAKINAMSVQRDIELLSDPSFVPDPENSVYLIFMIIGIVGYFTIPTVTSWIIQAGGAGNFTRNVSQAAMRTGNVGAAAAGAAVGNIGGELLDNKSNGQGQKSN from the coding sequence ATGGAATTTAATAATTTACATGAGATCCTTCGGGGCCTCTATGATGAAATGATCCCGATGTCGGAAACGATGGCAGTTGTCGCAAAAGGAGTTGCGGGTCTGGGAGCTCTGTTTTATGTGGCGTTAAAGGTCTGGCAGGCACTGAGCCGGGCGGAACCTATTGACGTTTTTCCCTTACTGAGACCTTTTGCAATAGGCATCTGCATCATGTTTTTCCCGACGATAGTATTGGGGACAATTAACGGTGTACTTAGCCCAATTGTTAAGGGTACACACTCTATGCTGGAAGGACAGGTTCTGGATCTAAACACTTTGCAACAGCAAAAAGATGTACTGGAAAAAGAAGCGATGTTGCGGAATCCCGCAACGGCCTATCTGGTCTCGGACGAGGAATTCGACAAAAAGCTTGATGATCTGGGTTGGTCTTTTGAAGACATTGCAACGATGATGAATATGTACAGGGATCAGGCGGTTTATAATATAAAGCAGGAAATCAAGCAGCAGTTGCGCGAATTACTGGAACTTTTATTTCAGGCGGCGGCACTGGTTGTGGATACGATCCGTACATTTTTTTTAATTGTTCTTTCGATACTCGGACCCATTGCTTTTGCTATTTCTGTGTGGGATGGTTTTCAGAGTACGCTCAACCAATGGCTTACACGGTACATAAGTGTATATCTGTGGCTTCCAGTTGCTGATCTTTTCAGCGCAATGCTGGCGAAAATAAATGCCATGAGCGTCCAGCGGGATATAGAGCTCTTAAGTGATCCCTCATTTGTGCCCGATCCTGAAAATAGCGTTTATCTGATTTTTATGATCATAGGAATTGTTGGATACTTTACCATTCCAACTGTTACCAGTTGGATCATTCAGGCTGGAGGTGCAGGAAACTTTACCCGTAATGTCAGTCAGGCTGCGATGCGTACAGGAAATGTTGGCGCTGCCGCTGCCGGAGCTGCAGTGGGGAATATCGGGGGTGAACTGTTGGATAATAAAAGCAATGGACAGGGACAAAAAAG